The window GGTAGCCGCCGCGTTAGTGGTGGCGGCATATTCGGCATCCACTTTGCTGCCGAGCATCAAGTTCGTGACGAGGCTGCTGGCCGAACCCAGACCCGAAGCATCCCCAAAGTCCGTGGTCGGTGCGGCGATCGTCACCACATAATCTTCCACCTCACCCACAGCGGCATTGGCGCCGACAGGGCCGGGAGACAGCGGGGCGGACAAACGGAAACGTGCCCCCAGAGGCGTGCCAGTCGTGGCGCCTACAGGCACGGTGATGTTGAGTGTCACTGTGCCGTTGGTGGTGCCGCTGGCGACACTGATGTTGCTGGCGATCTGCTCGCCGGAATCCGTGAGCACCCCGTTGTTGTTGTAGTCGATCCAGGCATTGAGATAACCTGTGGCCCCGGAGCTATTGGTCACGCTGGCGGTGATGGTTGCAGGCGCACCCGCAGTGAGCGCGGGGAGGGTGATGCCGTCTTCATCATCGATGCCCGTGAGATCATCCCCGGTGGCCGTGCTGTTCAAAGTGGACACGTATTCCGCATCCACACTGGCCCCCATTCGCAGAGTGCTGCTCACCCCTTGCGAGGCATCGGCAAAGCCGCTGTAGTCCCCGAAGTCCGTGGTGGGCGCTGACACCATGGCGACGTAGTCTTCCACTTCCCCATTGCCAGCGGCTCCTGTGGATGCGGCGCTTGCCGTGCTGGTCAAACGCACGCGCACGCCGAGATTCACGCCGGTCAAGCTGGTGGCTGGCACGGTAAAGCTGATATTCCGTGTGAGATTGCTGGAGCCCGTGGTGACCGCCACGTTGGTGGCGATCTGTTCTCCCGCATCGGTCAGGCTGCCATTGCCATTGAAATCCATCCACACATTCAGATAGGCCGTGGAGCCGGTGGTATTCGTCACCACCACAGGAATCGTGGCCGGGGCTCCAGCGATCATGGAAGGGAGGGTCACACCGTCTTCATCGTCCGTGCCGGTGATGTCATCCCCCGTCGCCGTGGTGTTGGTCGTGCCGGCGTATTCCACATCCACCGTGGCTCCAATCCGCAAACCAGTCACCACCACGCTGCTGGCTGCACCCAAGGAGGAATAGTCCCCGAAATCCGTCGTCGGCTGTGCAATCGTCACCACATAGTCTTCCACCTCGCCAACTCCCCCGATGCCCGACGCCCCGGGATTACTCTGCGAGGTGATGCGGAAACGGGCGCCCAAGGCCGTGCCGGTGACGGCGGAGGCGGGCACGGTGATGCTGAAATTGGCCGAGGCATCGCTGGTGCCGTTGGCCACAGAAGTATTCACGATGACCTGCTCTCCGGCATCGGTGAAGACGCCGTTGTTGTTGTAGTCAATCCAGGCGTTCAGATACGCAATCGCGCCGGTGGTGTTCGTGCGGTTGATCACCAGCGTCGCCGGTCCACCTGCGGTCAGAGCAGGGATGGTGACGCCGTCTTCATCATCCACACCGGTGAGGTCGTCCCCCGTGGCACTCGCATTCGTGGTGGCCGAATATTCCGCATCGACCGTGGCCCCCAAGCGCAGTCTCGTGTCCGCCGTATTGGAGACGGAACCGCCTCCGGTCCAGTCGCCGAAGTCCGTGATCGGAGCCAAGATGGTCACCACATAGTCCTCCACCTCCCCAGTCGTGCCCGTGCCCGTGGATCCCGGTGAAGCCGCACTCGTGAGGCGGAAGCGTGCGCCTACAGGCGTCGCTGTTACGGCATTGGCCGGCACATCGAAGGTCACATTGATCGTCGCGCCGTTGGTGCTGTTGGCGATGGAGCGGTTCGTCACAATCTCCTCACCCGTATCCAGCACATCGCCATCGTTGTTAAAGTCGATCCACGCATTCAGATAGGCCGTGCTGCCGGTGAGATTGGTCACGATCACCGGCACCGTCACCGTTTGCCCCGCCGTCATGCTGTCAAAGGTCACCCCGTCTTCGTCATCCGTGCCGGTGATGTCGTCACCCGTGGCCGTCGCATTCGTGGTGGCGGTGCCTTCCGTATCCACACTCGCGCCGAAACGCAGGTTGGTATTCGCCACGTTGGAGACGGAAGCAAAACCGGAGTAGTCGCCAAAGTCATTGACCGGGAGGCCGATGGTCGCCGCATGGTCTTCCACCTCACCGTTGCCATCCGCCCCGTCGGGGCCTGGGCTGCTAACGCTGGTCAGACGCACGCGCACCGCACTGGCACCGAGACTGGCTCCCGATGGCACGGTGAAGGTGATCGTCCGCACCGAGTTCGAGCTGCCCGTGGCCACCGAAACGTTCGTCGCGACTTGCTCACCGGAATCCGCGAGACTGCCGTTGCGATTGAAATCCACCCAGGCATTCAGATACGCCGTGGAGCCGGTGCTATTGGTGACGGTCACGCTGATGCTGCTGGACGTACCACGCTCAAAGTTAGACGGCACCGTCACACCATCCTCGTCATCACTCCCGGTGATGTCATCGCCCGTCGCCGTGCTGTTCGTGGTGGCACTCACTTCCGCATCCACCAGGGCACCGATCCGTAAGTTCGTAGTCACCACGCTGGAGGCACTGGGGAAAGAAGTGTAGTCACCGAAATCCGTATTCGGCTGCACCACGATGCTGATGGTGAGGGTGCCTGAGCAACCGAGCGCGTCTGTCGCCCGAACGGTGAGGCTAACGCCGGAGGTATTCGGCGTCGTCGGCGTGCCCGAGATCACCCCGGCACTGCTGAGCGTGAGCCCGGCTGGCAAGCTACCGCTAGCCACGGCCCAGGTGTAGGGGCTGGTGCCGCCGGTGGCGCTGAGTGTGAAGGAATACGCTGAACCAACCGTCGCTGCCGTGGGAGAACCACTCGGCGTCACCGTGGGGCACGCGCGGAAGCCGAAGTCGATGGTTAGGTCGGTATTGCTATCGCTATCCCCATCACTGGTGGATTCCGTGCCTGCCACCAAGGAGATCAGAGGACTCCGGACGGGCTGACCGGCAGCGGTTTGGATACCATTGTCATCGTTATCTTGCGAGTTATCCGCCGTGTCCGTGACGCTGCTGCTGAGCGGGTAGGATGCGGGCGGGGTCTGAATGTAAACGAAGTATTGGCCGGGAGACAGATCACTGAAGGTGTAGAGGCCGCCGCCGGAGGTTGTGGTGGTCGCCGCCGGAGTCGCCGTGGTGGGATCTTCGCCACCGAGGAAGAGCTTCATCGTCACGCCATCGATGCCGGCCTCGCCACTGTCTTTGGCACCGTTGTTGTTCACGTCATTCCAGACCAGATTCCCGATCTTCATGGAAGGTGCCGCACCAGGGCAAGCCGCGCCATCGGAGTTCGTCACGACCGGCCCTGTCCCCACCGCCGTCATCGTACCATTCAGCACTCCATCCGTGCGATTGAAAACATACAGGGTATCCTGAGACGTGGAACTGCTGGCGCTACCATAACCATAGGCCAAACCATTCGCATCAATGGTGAGGGAACCGAAGGTGGAAAGATAAGAGGACGCCACCCGTGTGCAATAGCCCGTGGAGGTGTTGATCTCGAACAAGCCCAGGTTGCTCGAGTCATAGGTGTTGTAGCCGTAAACCTTGTCCGTCAGCGGGTCCCAGACGATGTCACCGAAGTTACCGGTGGTGTAGCTCCCCGTGCTGGCATAGCGGGTGGAGACCGCGCTGCCGATCAGCGAGGCCGAACCGAGATCGATGAAGTAAAGGGTCGTCCGCGAGTTGCTAAACGTGTAGCGGTTGATGATCATCGTCCCGTTAGTCAGCGCCGTGCCGCCGCCCCATTGACCATCTGTGGCCGAGTTGGGCAGCCCCTCGATCTCGCCCATGTCCACCAGGGTGCCGAGAGAATTGATCCGGTAAAGATGCCCGCCCGCCTGATCCACGCAATACAGGTAGCCCCCGTAAGCCACGAGACCATTCAGCTTCTTGCCGGTGAAGATGAAGATCGGCACGATGGACTGATCCGTATCGATGTAGTTCAAGCTCGTGTCCCAGTTGCCCGATCCCGGCACGGGCTCCCAGTTCTGCATGATGTAAAAGCGGTTATCGCAGACGAAGGGAGCGCCCACGTTGGACACGAAACCGAAGTCGATGGTGGTTTCCGCATTGCCACCGCCACTGGAGCCGGGCTCCGTGCCCGCCGCGATGGTAAAGACCCCGCTGTAGGCGGAGGTGCCTGAGCCGCCCGGTTGCGAGCCATCATTGTCATTGTCGTCGCCATTGTCCGCACCATCCACCACCGAGCTGCTGCGGGAGAGCGGTGGGGTGGGCACTTTGACAAAGTATTTCCCTGCCGTTACCCCCGTGAAACTGTAGGCCCCTCCATTGGTGGTCGTCGTCGAGGCCACCTTCGTATCGGCGTTGCCACTGGTCCCGCCAATGGCATTATCCGCACCGGGGCTCCAGAGCTCCACCAGGACGTTGCTGATGCCACTTTCGCCATTGTCATAGAGGCCGTTATCATTGGCATCATTCCAGACGAGGTTACCGATGCTCAGATTGGTGCCCACCGTCATCAGGTAATCTTCCACCTCACCCGATCCATCCAGGCCTGTCGGCCCGGGGCTGGAGCCCGAGGTCAAGCGCACACGTACGCCCACATCCCCCAGCGTGGCCGTGGAGGGCACCGTAAAGTTGAGGGTCTTCGTGGAATTGGACGTGCCATTGCTGATGCTCACGTTGGAGGCGATTTGCTCGCCCGAATCCGTGAGTGATCCATTGTTATTCCAGTCGATCCACGCATGCAGATAGGAGGTGCTGCCACGCTTGTTCGTCACCACCACTTTCAGCGAGCTTGACTCCCCACGCTGCACACTGGCTGGGACCGTCACCCCGTCCTCATCATCCGTGCCATTGAGGTCATCGCCCGTGGCCGTGGCATTCGTTTGGGCCGTGTTTTCCGCATCCACGGTGGCTCCGATGTAGAGATTGGAGTTCCGCGTGCTGCTGGCGCTGGAAAAAGCATTGTAATCCCCGAAGTCGTAGGTCTGCCCCATGGCGGCTCCCGCCATCATCAGATAGGCCACCGCCAGCGCGCCGAAACAACGCCAAAACCATGGCAGCCGGAAACCGCCATGGCTTGAGGTAGAGGGGCGAGGGCGTTGACTCATATCGACAGGGAAGGCGCGATCAACAGGTGGTGGTCTTGATCGGGCGGCGGCGATGCAGCAGAGCCCCCAACACAGTCACCCCGAGCAGCAGCACTGAGCCAGGCTCCGGCACAGGCACCACCAGCGTCTGGAGCGTCACTCCACCACCGCCGTTGTCACTCAGCCCCCCATAGACAGCCGAGTCCGCGTCTCCCAGCATCCAATCATAAGAGCCTGCCACCTCGGCCGGATCAGGAAAGACCCAGTCACTCAGCGTATCCCCGGTATTCACCCCATCCGTCACCAGAGCCCACTCCGTTTCCGTGACTCGATCCTTGGTGTTATACACCCACAGATAAACCACCGTGCCCTGCTGAAATTGGAACCCGGGGGTGGCATAAGGCGAATCGGAGGTGCCATCCGAGAGGTGATCCACCGTGCCCGCGAAGGCTTGGTTTTCCTCCGACCATCCCTCAGGATCACCATCATCCGGAATCGTCGGTGTGGGGTCAAACGCAATGTCAAAGACCCGCCAGTTGGCTGCCCAATCGTTGATGTTCGTCACCGTCGGCACGAAGCCATTGTCAAACACACCCATCTCAAACGAAAACTCGCCGCCGAGCGGCTGGCCATTGGAGTCGATCAATACGTCCACCCCGATGGAACTGCCCCAGAAAATGGTGCTGGCAACGGCAGGCTGCGCAAGCCCCAGCATGGCTACCGCCATCGCGGAGGCCAGGGACAAAAGGCGGAGGGGGGGTGGTTTCATAGCGAGGAATGGCTGGGAGCCCCTTCATCTCGGGCAAGGAGGCGAAGAAACTCGGGTGAAAAGGGCTCTGACTTGGGGTAATCCATCTAAGGACCAGTTAACAATATGGAAATTATATCTTAATTTGGTAATTATCAAAAAGAATAAAATCTAGATTTTAAAGTTCTTTTAACCAAATCCGGCTCTCTCTTGCTGTGAAACCGGGGGTGGGGTCCGGTTCGAATCCCTTCCCATGCACGTCGTTCTTTTTCCTCTTGGCAGTGCCGGTGATGTCTTCCCCTTCCTCTGGCTCGGGCGGCATCTGCGGGCGCGAGGGCATCGTGTCACCGTTGTGGTGGCCTGTGTTTTCGAGGAGGTGGTGCGGAAAGCCGGCCTGGAGGTGGTTCCCATGGGCACCCCGGAACTCTTTGACCGCTTCATTTCCGATCCCCGCGTCTGGAAGCTCTACCAGGGCACCAAGCTCGTCTTCGAATTTGCGGGAGAAAACACCGAGCCCGTGCTGGCGGTGGTGGAGTCCCTCATCCAACAGGGAGCCCGCCCCGATCTCCTGCTGGCCCCCTGCACCGTCTTCGGCGCCCGCTTGGCGCGGGAAAAACACGGCATCCCGCTGATCTCCGTCCATGTCCAGCCCGCTGTGCTCATCAGTGCCCACGAGACGCCCGTGCTCTTCCCGGGCATGCAGCACTTCCGAAAACTGCCGCTGACACTTCGGCAGTGGCTGGTGCGCCTGCCCAACCCTGCCGACCGCTTTGCCGCCGCCCCTGTGCGGGCCGCCTGCGCCCGTCATGGTGTCGCCGCACCGCGCCGCCTCTGGTGGGAGTGGGCCGACTCTCCCGATGGCGTGCTGGCCCTCTTCCCCGAGTGGTTTGCCCGTCCACAGCCCGACTGGCCACCGCAGCTCCTCCAGTGGCATTTCCCGCTGGAAGACATCGCCACCGAGAGGCCCCTGTCGAGCGAAGTGACTGACTTCCTGGCTGAAGGGACAGCCCCCATCGTCTTCACCCCTGGCAGCGCCAATATCCAGGCCCGGCGTTTCTTCGAGGTCGCCCTCAGCGCCGTCACCACCCTCGGCGAGCGCGCCATCTTCGTGACCCGGGATCTCAGCCAACTCCCCTCCCCCTTACCCTCCCGAGTTTTAGCGGTGGAGTACGCCCCGTTTTCCACCCTCATCCCGCACGCCTCCGTCTTCGTCCATCACGGCGGCATCGGCACCCTGTCCCAAGGCTTCGCCGCCGGGGTGCCCCAGCTCATCATGGCCATGGCGCACGATCAGCCGGACAACGCCTACCGGCTGGAGCAACTCGGTGCCGGCATCGGCCTCAGCCCGCGCACCTTTACGCCTCGGCGGGTGAGTCAAACCCTGCACCGACTGCTGACCGAGCCTCGCTACCAACAAGCCGCCCTGCGCTGTCAGCAACACATCCAGCAACGTCCTGCCGTGGAAGCGCTGACGGAGTGGATCGAATCCCGCACTTTAGGTTAGGCCAACTCGAAGCAACGCATCGCTCTCGCTGCTTCACGCCAGTTCCCGCGCTAGGCGATGCAGGCCCTTCGCGTATTTTTGGATCTGCTTCGGCGTGGGTGCATCGGCGAGGTTGGAGATCATGTCAGCGATCTTGACCTTCGTGGCGATGGGATTCTGCGCCACCTTCTCCAGGTAATCCTCATACGGTAGCTCGCCCGTTTTGGTCAGCAGCGCCACGGCTTCCACCAAGTGCTGAGGGATCCCCGCCGCCACGAGCGTGGCCTCGGTGTGATCACAGTCCTCCAGCACATCGTGCAGCCAAGCGACGACCTGAGCCTCCCAATCCTCCCCCACCCGACTGACGACCGCCCTGGGATGCTCGATGTAAGGCACCTCACCCCCTCGACGAAACTGCCCCGCGTGGGCTGCCGTGGCGATCTGCTCCGCCAACAGGACGTAATCGGTAGAAGACATCGCCCAAGCTAAGTCAGAGGCGGCGGGACAACAAGGGCACAAAAAAAGCGCAACCTCCGGGAAGAGGCTGCGCTTTCAGTCAAAGCTCAAAAGAATTATTCGCCGTCGCGGCCGATGGCTTCGACAGGGCAGCCAGCGAGGGCTTCCTCAGCGAGTTCACGCTCTTCGTCGGTCTCAGGCTGCTTGTAAACGAAGGAGTGACCACCGTCGTCGTCGCGCTTGAAGTTGGCGGGCGCAGTTTCACGGCACAGGTCGCAGTCGATGCACTGGTCGTCCACGTAGTAGGCGCCGGGGGTGTTTTGGGAATACTTGTTTTCTACGTCTGCCATGTTTTGATGTCTCCTTATCTTGGATTTGCGGACTGGATAAATAATTCCCGCCTGGGGGGTTTCAATCACTTTTTGCGAATCACTGCGCCTGACCATTGAGCAGAAGGCATTCCAGCGTATGGGAATATTGACGGTGGGTGCATCCGGCCTCTGTTTGGCTGCACCCCCTGCCCTTAC of the Prosthecobacter debontii genome contains:
- a CDS encoding PEP-CTERM sorting domain-containing protein; this translates as MKPPPLRLLSLASAMAVAMLGLAQPAVASTIFWGSSIGVDVLIDSNGQPLGGEFSFEMGVFDNGFVPTVTNINDWAANWRVFDIAFDPTPTIPDDGDPEGWSEENQAFAGTVDHLSDGTSDSPYATPGFQFQQGTVVYLWVYNTKDRVTETEWALVTDGVNTGDTLSDWVFPDPAEVAGSYDWMLGDADSAVYGGLSDNGGGGVTLQTLVVPVPEPGSVLLLGVTVLGALLHRRRPIKTTTC
- a CDS encoding glycosyltransferase yields the protein MHVVLFPLGSAGDVFPFLWLGRHLRARGHRVTVVVACVFEEVVRKAGLEVVPMGTPELFDRFISDPRVWKLYQGTKLVFEFAGENTEPVLAVVESLIQQGARPDLLLAPCTVFGARLAREKHGIPLISVHVQPAVLISAHETPVLFPGMQHFRKLPLTLRQWLVRLPNPADRFAAAPVRAACARHGVAAPRRLWWEWADSPDGVLALFPEWFARPQPDWPPQLLQWHFPLEDIATERPLSSEVTDFLAEGTAPIVFTPGSANIQARRFFEVALSAVTTLGERAIFVTRDLSQLPSPLPSRVLAVEYAPFSTLIPHASVFVHHGGIGTLSQGFAAGVPQLIMAMAHDQPDNAYRLEQLGAGIGLSPRTFTPRRVSQTLHRLLTEPRYQQAALRCQQHIQQRPAVEALTEWIESRTLG
- a CDS encoding ferredoxin is translated as MADVENKYSQNTPGAYYVDDQCIDCDLCRETAPANFKRDDDGGHSFVYKQPETDEERELAEEALAGCPVEAIGRDGE